Below is a window of Labilibaculum sp. DW002 DNA.
GTAGTCGAGGCAAAGGGAATCTATTCTATTGAGAAGTTTTTAATAGCACGACGTTTAATGTATTGGCAGGTATATTTGCATAAAACGGTTATTGCTGCAGAGGAAATGCTTGTTTATATTCTGAAGAGGGCTAAATATCTTGCTGAACGTGGGGAGGAATTATTTGCAACACCATCTTTGCAGTATTTTTTATACAATAAAGTGGGAGAGTTGGAGTTTGAGAACCCAAATCCTGTGTTAGATGGTAAAAGTGCTTTGGAGGTTTTTGCTGATCTGGATGATGATGATATCATGGTGAGTTTAAAAGTATGGTCAAATCATAGTGATCGAGTACTTTCTTATCTATGTAAGTGCATCCGCGATCGACAATTGTATAAAATTGAGATTCAAAAAACTGCTTTTACTAAAGAATATATTGATCAGGTAAGAATGAAAGTGAAAAGTTATTTTGCTTGTTCAAATCATGCTTTAGACTTTTTGGTGATTTCTAATTCGATTAGCAATAATGCGTACAGTTCTGATGATGATCAAATAAATATTCTTTATAAAGATGATAGCCAGTGTGACATTGGAGAGGCTTCGGATATGTTAGATGCTTCTGTTTTATCAAAAACAGTGAAGAAATACTACCTCTGTTACCCTAAAATTTAAGGTTTCTAGGTTCATGATTTTGATAAGATAAGTTGATTTTCAC
It encodes the following:
- a CDS encoding HD domain-containing protein — translated: MTIENRFKKKIVNDPVHGFIHIPSGISYELVEHSFFQRLRRIKQLGLTFLVFPGAFHNRFQHALGATHLMSLAIETIRSKGHVITEEEEEGVYAAILLHDIGHGPFSHALEYSIVNGITHERISELFMSRLNQQFEGELSLAIQIFKNEYPKRFLNQLVSSQLDMDRLDYLRRDSFFAGVTEGVVGSARIIKMLDVRNDQLVVEAKGIYSIEKFLIARRLMYWQVYLHKTVIAAEEMLVYILKRAKYLAERGEELFATPSLQYFLYNKVGELEFENPNPVLDGKSALEVFADLDDDDIMVSLKVWSNHSDRVLSYLCKCIRDRQLYKIEIQKTAFTKEYIDQVRMKVKSYFACSNHALDFLVISNSISNNAYSSDDDQINILYKDDSQCDIGEASDMLDASVLSKTVKKYYLCYPKI